The following are encoded in a window of Impatiens glandulifera chromosome 5, dImpGla2.1, whole genome shotgun sequence genomic DNA:
- the LOC124939593 gene encoding transcription factor HEC3-like, with translation MDNITHDQLHDQLLNNPNTTTFWWEQDPTVDMLIEDHQTTSLHQELELEEEKELKEDDHDEDEEEELGAMKEMMYKIAAMQPVNIDPTTIHKPKRRNVRISDDPQSVAARRRRERISEKIRILQRLVPGGTKMDTASMLDEAVRYVKFLKRQIKLLQTNVIGPTLGSDHRELVNMNSTHHHWPVFFDEPPSTAEIYHHQP, from the coding sequence atggaTAATATCACTCATGATCAATTACATGATCAACTCCTCAATAATCCAAACACAACCACCTTCTGGTGGGAACAAGATCCCACCGTCGACATGCTCATCGAAGATCATCAAACGACCTCCTTGCACCAAGAATTAGAActcgaagaagaaaaagaattaaAAGAAGATGAtcatgatgaagatgaagaagaagagttgGGGGCTATGAAGGAGATGATGTATAAGATTGCAGCCATGCAACCGGTAAACATTGATCCGACAACAATCCATAAGCCCAAGAGAAGAAACGTGAGAATTAGCGACGATCCTCAAAGCGTGGCGGCTAGGCGTAGGAGAGAGAGGATTAGTGAGAAGATCCGAATCCTTCAAAGGCTTGTTCCTGGTGGAACAAAGATGGATACGGCATCCATGTTGGATGAAGCTGTTCGTTATGTTAAGTTCTTGAAACGACAAATTAAATTGTTACAAACAAATGTAATTGGTCCAACCCTAGGATCAGATCATCGTGAACTTGTCAACATGAATAGTACTCATCATCATTGGCCGGTTTTCTTTGATGAGCCACCATCAACGGCGGAGATATATCATCATCAACCCTAA